From a single Haloarcula sp. DT43 genomic region:
- a CDS encoding HTH domain-containing protein: MQGSTQPDDTRAELYVRSLLPDGHTQQQAAILDRLEWLSDADVLSDISVQVIGRQLPSTPAEARTEFGLFALNRVSVFQEWAKRNDCSLEPAFRVRSVDSELSGEQYRALVFPIQLLAEYEGSELRCVTPHTADGETVTVTDRLAMLEGEEEATFAALERAHAPRPPTRSDSPAADALDEDSDPLLPE; the protein is encoded by the coding sequence ATGCAGGGGAGCACGCAGCCGGACGACACGCGGGCAGAACTGTACGTCCGTTCACTACTGCCCGACGGTCACACGCAGCAACAGGCTGCGATACTCGACCGCCTGGAGTGGCTGTCGGACGCCGACGTTCTTTCGGATATCTCGGTTCAGGTCATCGGACGGCAGCTTCCGTCCACGCCCGCGGAGGCGCGGACCGAGTTCGGGCTGTTCGCGCTGAACCGGGTCAGCGTCTTTCAGGAGTGGGCGAAACGAAACGATTGTTCACTCGAACCCGCGTTCCGGGTTCGGTCGGTGGACTCGGAACTCTCGGGCGAGCAGTACCGCGCACTCGTGTTCCCTATCCAACTACTCGCGGAGTACGAGGGGTCGGAACTCAGGTGCGTGACGCCACACACGGCCGACGGGGAGACGGTCACCGTCACGGACCGGCTCGCCATGCTCGAAGGGGAAGAGGAAGCGACGTTCGCCGCGCTCGAACGGGCACACGCGCCGCGGCCGCCGACCCGGTCCGACTCGCCGGCCGCCGACGCCCTCGACGAGGACTCGGACCCGCTGTTGCCAGAGTAG
- the thrS gene encoding threonine--tRNA ligase codes for MSTVTVTLPDGTPLEVERGSTVEDVAYEIGPGLGDDTVAGVVDGELVDKHAPLTADVELEIVTESSDEYLDVLRHSAAHVFAQALQRLYPDAKLTIGPWTDNGFYYDITGVDIDEDDLEAIEDEAQDVIAEDYDIERELVDREDAFERYEDNPFKQDILETEAADEDPVSFYTQGEFEDLCQGPHVESTGEIGGFALLEISAAFWRGEEDNDTLTRVYGTAFPTQDELDAFLERRRKAEERDHRKIGQEMDLFSIDDTTGPGLPLYEPNGKTILNELSEYVAGLNRDAGYDEVETPHVFRTELWKKSGHYENYVDDMFLLDVNDEEYGLKPMNCPGHATIFEQNSWSYRDLPVRYFEDGKVYRKEQRGELSGLSRTWAFTIDDGHLFVRPDQIEEEVLATVDIILDTLDTFNLDYTVQFATRPEKSVGGDEIWEKAESQLAAVLEEQDIDYVVEEGDGAFYGPKIDFAFEDALGRHWDGPTVQLDFNMPERFDLTYTGEDNEDHRPVMIHRALYGSYERFFMVLTEHYNGKFPPWLAPEQVRLLPVSDDNIEYCEEVRDELEDIRVTIEDRSWTVGKKIQQAHDDRVPYMCVIGDDEEEAGTISVRDRKEREEKDIDVAAFRDHLETEIEQQRTAVTFLAGR; via the coding sequence ATGAGTACGGTCACGGTCACGCTGCCCGACGGGACCCCCCTAGAGGTCGAGCGCGGCAGCACGGTCGAGGATGTCGCCTACGAAATCGGGCCAGGGCTGGGTGACGACACGGTCGCCGGCGTCGTCGACGGCGAACTCGTCGACAAGCACGCGCCGCTGACGGCCGACGTCGAGCTCGAAATCGTCACCGAGAGCAGTGACGAGTACCTCGACGTGCTCCGCCACTCGGCGGCCCACGTCTTCGCACAGGCGCTCCAGCGGCTCTACCCCGACGCGAAGCTCACAATCGGGCCGTGGACCGACAACGGGTTCTACTACGACATCACCGGGGTCGACATCGACGAGGACGACCTCGAAGCCATCGAGGACGAAGCCCAGGACGTCATCGCGGAGGACTACGACATCGAGCGCGAACTCGTCGACCGCGAGGACGCCTTCGAGCGCTACGAGGACAACCCCTTCAAACAGGACATCCTCGAAACCGAGGCCGCCGACGAGGACCCCGTCTCCTTCTACACCCAGGGCGAGTTCGAGGACCTCTGTCAGGGGCCACACGTCGAGTCGACCGGCGAGATCGGCGGGTTCGCCCTGCTGGAAATCTCGGCGGCGTTCTGGCGCGGCGAGGAGGACAACGACACGCTGACCCGCGTCTACGGCACCGCCTTCCCGACGCAGGACGAACTCGACGCCTTCCTCGAACGCCGGCGCAAGGCCGAGGAGCGCGACCACCGCAAGATAGGGCAGGAGATGGACCTGTTCTCAATCGACGACACCACGGGGCCGGGCCTGCCGCTGTACGAGCCAAACGGCAAGACGATACTCAACGAGCTCTCCGAGTACGTCGCCGGCCTGAACCGCGACGCCGGCTACGACGAGGTGGAGACGCCCCACGTGTTCCGCACCGAACTGTGGAAGAAGTCGGGCCACTACGAGAACTACGTCGACGACATGTTCCTGCTCGACGTCAACGACGAGGAGTACGGCCTGAAGCCGATGAACTGCCCGGGCCACGCGACCATCTTCGAGCAGAACTCCTGGAGCTACCGGGACCTGCCGGTCCGGTACTTCGAGGACGGGAAGGTCTACCGCAAGGAACAGCGCGGCGAACTCTCCGGACTCTCCCGGACGTGGGCCTTCACCATCGACGACGGCCACCTGTTCGTCCGTCCCGACCAGATAGAGGAGGAGGTGCTGGCGACGGTCGACATCATCCTCGACACGCTGGATACCTTCAACCTCGATTACACGGTTCAGTTCGCCACCCGGCCCGAGAAGTCCGTCGGCGGCGACGAAATCTGGGAGAAAGCCGAGTCCCAGCTGGCGGCCGTCTTGGAGGAGCAGGACATCGACTACGTCGTCGAGGAGGGCGACGGGGCCTTCTACGGCCCGAAGATAGACTTCGCCTTCGAGGACGCGCTCGGCCGCCACTGGGACGGCCCGACCGTCCAGTTGGACTTCAACATGCCCGAGCGCTTCGACCTGACCTACACCGGCGAGGACAACGAGGACCACCGCCCGGTGATGATTCACCGCGCGCTGTATGGCTCCTACGAGCGGTTCTTCATGGTGTTGACCGAGCACTACAACGGGAAGTTCCCCCCGTGGCTCGCCCCCGAACAGGTCCGTCTGCTGCCGGTCAGCGACGACAACATCGAGTACTGCGAGGAGGTTCGGGACGAACTCGAGGACATCCGCGTCACCATCGAGGACCGCTCCTGGACCGTCGGCAAGAAGATACAGCAGGCTCACGACGACCGGGTCCCCTACATGTGCGTCATCGGCGACGACGAGGAGGAAGCCGGCACCATCTCGGTCAGGGACCGCAAGGAGCGCGAGGAGAAGGACATCGACGTCGCGGCGTTCCGCGACCACCTCGAAACCGAAATCGAGCAACAGCGGACCGCCGTGACGTTCCTCGCCGGGCGGTAG
- a CDS encoding diacylglycerol/lipid kinase family protein, with amino-acid sequence MQIGSRRCILNPVSGDGEHADYVPRLMAARGFEVYETEAAGDAVEFGREAGRAKAAEVAVCGGDGTVNEVVRGLDDAGHLSDVTLSVVPAGTANLLAGTVGIRDVEHGVEIADTGTKRTVDVGVAGGEPFLVSCIAGLPADASVSTPGDLKERFGTLAFLLTGAQEALRFDGLDITIEAVGEDGPFTWSGEATCLLVGNARKFVAEGGQANMEDGLLDVAVVEQMPAGNLVAEAIGQRLLALDTDGVTHVRANEITVDGHDAPLRFSRDGELSTHETLSLSVRERSLTLRVGPGYEPTPE; translated from the coding sequence ATGCAGATTGGCTCGCGCCGGTGTATCCTCAACCCCGTCAGCGGCGACGGCGAGCACGCCGACTACGTTCCGCGGCTGATGGCGGCACGCGGGTTCGAGGTGTACGAGACCGAGGCGGCGGGCGACGCCGTCGAGTTCGGCCGCGAGGCGGGTCGGGCCAAGGCCGCTGAGGTCGCCGTCTGTGGCGGCGACGGGACGGTAAACGAGGTCGTCCGCGGACTCGACGACGCCGGTCACCTCTCGGACGTGACGCTGAGCGTCGTCCCGGCTGGGACGGCGAACCTCCTGGCCGGGACCGTCGGTATCAGGGACGTCGAACACGGCGTCGAAATCGCCGACACCGGGACCAAACGGACCGTCGACGTGGGCGTCGCCGGCGGCGAGCCGTTCCTGGTCTCGTGTATCGCGGGCCTCCCCGCCGACGCCAGCGTCTCGACGCCCGGCGACCTCAAAGAGCGGTTCGGCACGCTGGCGTTTCTCCTCACTGGGGCCCAGGAGGCGCTGCGCTTCGACGGGCTCGACATCACCATCGAGGCCGTCGGCGAGGACGGGCCGTTCACCTGGTCGGGCGAGGCCACGTGTCTGCTGGTGGGCAACGCCCGCAAGTTCGTCGCCGAGGGCGGCCAGGCGAACATGGAAGACGGACTGCTCGACGTCGCCGTCGTCGAACAGATGCCCGCCGGAAATCTGGTCGCCGAAGCCATCGGCCAGCGCCTGCTGGCGCTCGACACCGACGGGGTGACCCACGTCCGGGCGAACGAGATTACCGTCGACGGCCACGACGCCCCGCTCCGGTTCAGCCGCGACGGCGAACTCAGCACGCACGAGACGCTCTCGCTGTCGGTGCGCGAGCGTTCCCTCACGCTCCGCGTGGGCCCGGGCTACGAGCCGACCCCGGAGTGA
- a CDS encoding SLC13 family permease: MAPLSTGALVVFALVAAALTLFVTEWLPPDMTAVAVLVALVVLEPYTGVPARTAIEGFASPAVVTIVAMYVLSAGVESAGVVDWLAGRLAALTGGDEQRLLAAIVGTTGVSAGFVNNTPVVAVFIPLVTGLSERYGISPSNLLMPLSFAAMLGGTLTLVGTATNLLASDLSAQLLGRPFSMFTLTPVGLVVLAVGVAYLLTVGRALVPERVHPAADFTEEFDMDRHLAQLQVREASPLVGLTVQEALDGGVPDDAVAAVADVAGAGESLPADATAEQVLAASDPLDVDVLQIDRDGESFFATATDRPLEPGDVLTVRGNRQAVNRLAQTLDLRDLARESVTADLLAESGHPGVLAEAVIDRESRLRGRTLADVQLRSRFDVTVLAVRRGDDIIHEDLAAVELSAGDLLLLQTPLDEVGHLQDEGYLTLTEGPPELFDALDGGPPSLDAAAAVPLATLLAVIALAALDLLPIYIAALGGVVATVATGTLSASRAYDAVSWNVVFLLAGLLPLGQAMQATGGAAFVGGLLVDAAGVLPPLALLALVYLLTAVLASVITPAATVVLMVPIAVATAAEVGVAGFPFLVVVTFAVATAFLTPIGYQTNLMVYGPGGYRFTDFARVGGPLQLLLCVVTTLSVSVVWPL; this comes from the coding sequence ATGGCTCCCCTCTCGACGGGTGCGCTCGTGGTCTTCGCGCTCGTCGCCGCCGCCCTGACGCTGTTCGTCACCGAGTGGCTCCCGCCGGACATGACGGCCGTCGCCGTCCTCGTCGCGCTGGTCGTGCTCGAACCGTACACCGGCGTGCCGGCCCGGACGGCCATCGAGGGGTTCGCCAGCCCGGCGGTGGTCACAATCGTCGCCATGTACGTCCTCAGCGCCGGCGTCGAGTCCGCGGGTGTGGTCGACTGGCTGGCCGGGCGGCTGGCGGCGCTGACCGGCGGCGACGAGCAGCGCCTGCTCGCCGCCATCGTGGGCACGACGGGCGTCAGCGCGGGGTTCGTCAACAACACGCCGGTCGTCGCCGTCTTCATCCCGCTCGTCACCGGGCTCTCGGAGCGCTACGGCATCTCGCCGTCGAACCTGCTGATGCCGCTGTCCTTCGCCGCGATGCTCGGCGGGACGCTCACGCTGGTCGGCACCGCGACGAACCTCCTTGCCAGCGACCTCTCGGCGCAGTTGCTCGGTCGCCCCTTCTCGATGTTCACGCTGACGCCCGTCGGGCTCGTCGTCCTCGCCGTCGGCGTGGCTTACCTGCTGACGGTCGGCCGGGCGCTCGTCCCCGAGCGGGTCCACCCCGCAGCCGACTTCACCGAGGAGTTCGACATGGACCGGCACCTGGCGCAGTTGCAGGTACGCGAGGCGTCACCGCTGGTCGGGCTGACGGTGCAGGAAGCGCTCGACGGCGGCGTCCCCGACGACGCGGTCGCGGCGGTCGCCGACGTGGCCGGCGCGGGGGAGTCGCTTCCGGCGGACGCCACCGCCGAACAGGTCCTCGCCGCGAGCGACCCGCTCGACGTCGACGTGCTCCAGATAGACCGCGACGGCGAGTCGTTCTTCGCGACCGCCACCGACCGGCCGCTGGAACCCGGCGACGTACTGACCGTCCGGGGGAACCGCCAGGCCGTCAATCGGCTCGCACAGACGCTCGACCTGCGGGACCTCGCCCGCGAGTCCGTCACGGCGGACCTCCTCGCGGAGAGCGGCCATCCGGGCGTTCTCGCGGAGGCCGTCATCGACAGGGAGTCGCGGCTCCGCGGGCGGACGCTCGCCGACGTGCAACTCCGCAGCCGGTTCGACGTGACGGTCCTCGCCGTCCGCCGCGGCGACGACATCATCCACGAGGACCTCGCGGCGGTCGAACTGTCCGCCGGCGACCTGCTCTTGCTCCAGACGCCCCTCGACGAGGTGGGCCACCTCCAGGACGAGGGGTACCTGACCCTGACCGAGGGGCCGCCGGAGCTGTTCGACGCGCTCGACGGGGGCCCGCCGTCGCTCGACGCCGCGGCGGCAGTCCCGCTCGCGACGCTGCTCGCCGTCATCGCGCTCGCGGCGCTGGACCTGCTCCCCATCTACATCGCCGCGCTGGGCGGCGTCGTCGCCACGGTCGCGACCGGCACGCTGAGCGCGTCGCGGGCCTACGACGCGGTGAGCTGGAACGTCGTGTTCCTGCTGGCCGGCCTGCTCCCGCTGGGCCAGGCGATGCAGGCCACCGGCGGGGCCGCGTTCGTGGGCGGACTCCTCGTCGACGCCGCCGGCGTCCTCCCGCCGCTCGCGTTGCTGGCGCTGGTGTACCTCCTGACGGCCGTCCTCGCCAGCGTCATCACCCCGGCTGCGACCGTCGTGCTGATGGTCCCCATCGCCGTCGCCACCGCCGCCGAGGTCGGCGTCGCCGGGTTCCCGTTCCTCGTCGTCGTGACGTTCGCCGTCGCGACGGCGTTCCTGACACCCATCGGCTACCAGACGAACCTGATGGTGTACGGCCCCGGCGGCTACCGGTTCACCGACTTCGCCCGGGTCGGCGGCCCGCTACAGTTGCTCCTGTGCGTGGTCACGACGCTCTCGGTGTCGGTCGTCTGGCCGCTGTGA
- a CDS encoding PspA/IM30 family protein: MGILSRASYVIRSKLNAVLNRAEDPTETLDYSYEQLRDELQDVKQGIADLTTQKKRLEIQKRRLEENVEKHNEQARQAVEQDREDLARQALEKKKQKMSQIEELEGQIQDLQAQQDRLVEQKDELQKQIEQFRTKKETMKARHEAAKASARVNEAMTGAGDEMQDINQAIERAEERTEDMEARSQAMDELREDGVLEDQLSDKSTLERELEEVQQQGSVDAELDTLKAEMGKGDADGGSSDADVSESELERELADESTQVDVDESEVEAELDELKEDEQ, encoded by the coding sequence ATGGGAATCCTCTCGCGCGCGTCGTACGTCATCCGCTCCAAGCTCAACGCCGTCCTGAACCGGGCGGAGGACCCGACAGAGACCCTCGACTACAGCTACGAGCAGTTGCGCGACGAACTGCAGGACGTCAAGCAGGGCATCGCGGACCTGACGACCCAGAAGAAGCGACTGGAGATACAGAAGCGCCGCCTCGAAGAGAACGTCGAGAAGCACAACGAACAGGCCCGCCAGGCGGTCGAGCAGGACCGCGAGGACCTCGCCCGCCAGGCCCTCGAGAAGAAAAAGCAGAAGATGAGCCAGATAGAGGAACTGGAGGGCCAGATACAGGACCTGCAGGCCCAGCAGGACCGGCTGGTCGAGCAGAAAGACGAACTCCAGAAGCAGATAGAGCAGTTCCGCACGAAGAAGGAGACGATGAAGGCCCGGCACGAGGCCGCGAAGGCCTCCGCCCGCGTCAACGAGGCGATGACCGGTGCCGGCGACGAGATGCAGGACATCAACCAGGCCATCGAGCGCGCGGAGGAGCGCACCGAGGACATGGAGGCCCGCTCGCAGGCGATGGACGAACTCCGCGAGGACGGGGTGCTCGAAGACCAGCTCTCCGACAAGAGCACGCTGGAGCGCGAACTCGAAGAGGTCCAGCAGCAGGGCTCGGTCGACGCCGAACTCGACACGCTGAAAGCCGAGATGGGGAAAGGCGACGCCGACGGCGGGTCGAGCGACGCCGACGTCTCCGAATCCGAACTCGAACGGGAACTGGCCGACGAGAGTACGCAGGTCGACGTCGACGAAAGCGAGGTCGAAGCCGAACTGGACGAGCTGAAAGAGGACGAGCAGTAG
- a CDS encoding dienelactone hydrolase family protein, with product MAPVGIPGGRGVTASLDRPGSDALVVACPPHPQYGGTRSDSRLEAVSDALAPEVGCLRFDYGPWDEGRGERADAENALRWARERADAVGLFGYSFGAAVALRAAAEVGEAGPAVLSVLAPPARLTEHLDAVAALDALDCPVQVVVGERDDTVDWEPVADRAADLGHAVERLPADHHFVGQRGRIGETVGPFLRGHL from the coding sequence ATGGCTCCCGTCGGGATACCGGGCGGGCGTGGCGTCACCGCGTCGCTCGACCGCCCCGGGTCGGACGCTCTCGTCGTCGCGTGCCCGCCACACCCACAGTACGGCGGCACTCGCTCGGACAGCCGCCTGGAGGCGGTCAGCGACGCCCTCGCCCCCGAGGTCGGCTGTCTCCGCTTCGACTACGGTCCGTGGGACGAGGGCCGCGGCGAGCGGGCCGACGCCGAGAACGCGCTCCGGTGGGCCCGCGAACGGGCGGACGCCGTCGGCCTGTTCGGGTACAGTTTCGGCGCGGCCGTGGCGCTCCGTGCGGCCGCCGAGGTCGGCGAGGCGGGGCCGGCGGTCCTCTCTGTCCTCGCCCCGCCCGCCCGACTGACCGAGCACCTCGACGCCGTCGCCGCGCTCGACGCTCTCGACTGCCCGGTACAGGTCGTGGTCGGCGAGCGCGACGACACCGTCGACTGGGAACCGGTCGCCGACCGCGCCGCCGACCTGGGACACGCCGTCGAGCGCCTGCCGGCCGATCACCACTTCGTCGGCCAGCGCGGTCGTATCGGCGAGACCGTCGGCCCCTTCCTCCGGGGCCACCTGTAG
- a CDS encoding CTP synthase — protein sequence MPTEPETDYDPELGRKFIFVTGGVMSGLGKGITAASTGRLLKNAGFDVTAVKIDPYLNVDAGTMNPFQHGEVYVLKDGGEVDLDLGNYERFLDIDMTFDHNVTTGKTYQHVIEKERAGDYLGRTVQIIPHITDDIKRRIREAAEGNDVCIIEVGGTVGDIEGMPYLEALRQFAHEEDEDDILFTHVTLVPYSKNGEQKTKPTQHSVKELRSIGLQPDILVGRCSDKLDIDTKEKIALFCDVPTEAVFSNPDVDDIYHVPLMVEEEGLDEYVMERLDIADEALPEDERENRWRDLVTQNTEGEVEVALVGKYDLEDAYMSVHEALKHAGLEKNVDVNVRWVNSEKMSDHHADRMREADAIVVPGGFGARGTEGKIDAIRYARENDVPFLGLCLGFQMAVVEYARNVLDLDGAHSAELDEDTPHPVIDILPEQYEIEDMGGTMRLGAHETDIDGGTLAAALYGGESCTERHRHRYEVNPEYIDDLEAAGLTFSGRAGNRMEILELASDDHPYFIGTQFHPEFRSRPTRASPPFVGLLEAVLGEDPHTATTEEVSH from the coding sequence ATGCCGACCGAACCCGAAACGGACTACGACCCCGAGCTGGGTCGGAAGTTCATCTTCGTCACCGGCGGCGTGATGTCTGGCCTGGGGAAAGGCATCACCGCCGCCAGCACAGGCAGGTTACTCAAAAACGCCGGGTTCGACGTTACAGCGGTCAAAATCGACCCGTATCTGAACGTCGACGCCGGCACGATGAACCCGTTCCAGCACGGCGAGGTGTACGTGCTGAAAGACGGCGGGGAGGTCGACCTCGACCTGGGGAACTATGAGCGGTTCCTCGACATCGACATGACGTTCGACCACAACGTCACGACGGGCAAGACCTACCAGCACGTCATCGAGAAGGAGCGCGCCGGCGACTACCTCGGTCGCACCGTCCAGATTATCCCGCACATCACCGACGACATCAAGCGGCGCATCCGCGAGGCCGCCGAGGGCAACGACGTCTGTATCATCGAGGTCGGCGGCACCGTCGGCGACATCGAGGGGATGCCCTATCTCGAAGCCCTGCGCCAGTTCGCCCACGAGGAGGACGAGGACGACATTCTCTTTACCCACGTCACGCTCGTCCCCTACTCGAAGAACGGCGAGCAAAAGACCAAGCCGACCCAACACTCCGTGAAGGAACTGCGCTCTATCGGTCTCCAGCCGGACATCCTGGTCGGGCGGTGTTCGGACAAGCTCGACATCGACACCAAGGAGAAAATCGCGCTGTTCTGTGACGTGCCGACGGAGGCGGTCTTCTCGAACCCCGACGTCGACGACATCTACCACGTCCCGCTGATGGTCGAGGAGGAGGGGCTCGACGAGTACGTGATGGAACGGCTGGACATCGCCGACGAGGCCCTGCCCGAAGACGAGCGGGAGAACCGCTGGCGCGACCTCGTCACCCAGAACACCGAGGGCGAGGTCGAGGTCGCGCTCGTCGGCAAGTACGACCTCGAGGACGCCTACATGTCCGTCCACGAGGCGCTGAAACACGCCGGCCTGGAGAAGAACGTCGACGTGAACGTCCGGTGGGTCAACTCCGAGAAGATGAGCGACCACCACGCCGACCGGATGCGCGAGGCCGACGCCATCGTCGTCCCCGGCGGGTTCGGCGCGCGCGGGACCGAGGGGAAAATCGACGCCATCCGCTACGCCCGCGAGAACGACGTGCCCTTCCTCGGGCTGTGTCTCGGCTTCCAGATGGCCGTCGTCGAGTACGCCCGGAACGTGCTGGACCTCGACGGGGCCCACTCCGCCGAACTCGACGAGGACACGCCCCACCCCGTCATCGACATCCTCCCCGAGCAGTACGAAATCGAGGACATGGGCGGGACGATGCGGCTCGGCGCACACGAGACCGACATCGACGGCGGCACGCTCGCCGCGGCGCTGTACGGCGGCGAGTCCTGCACCGAGCGCCACCGCCACCGCTACGAGGTCAACCCCGAGTACATCGACGACCTCGAAGCCGCAGGGTTGACGTTCTCGGGCCGCGCCGGCAACCGCATGGAGATACTCGAACTCGCGTCCGACGACCACCCCTACTTCATCGGGACGCAGTTCCACCCCGAGTTCCGTTCCCGACCGACCCGTGCCAGCCCGCCGTTCGTCGGCCTGCTGGAAGCCGTGCTCGGCGAGGACCCGCACACCGCGACGACCGAGGAGGTGAGCCACTGA
- the guaA gene encoding glutamine-hydrolyzing GMP synthase gives MVNVDEFIEEAKAEIAEEIGDKHAVIGLSGGVDSSTAAALAYEAIGDQLTAVYVDTGLMRKGETDEIRETFDYMDSLRIVEAQDRFLDELEGETDPEEKRHIIGEQFIREFETVAREVDADYLVQGTIYPDRIESEGTIKSHHNVGGLPERIDFDGIVEPMRDLYKDEVREVARALDLEEIISERMPFPGPGLAVRIIGEVTEEKLAVAREANHVVEEELEEYEPWQALAAVIGKATGVKGDNRVHGWVVAVRSVESRDGMTARAQELDWDTLQRIQSRITGAHENVARVVYDVTHKPPATIEYE, from the coding sequence ATGGTGAACGTCGACGAGTTCATCGAGGAGGCGAAAGCCGAAATCGCCGAGGAAATCGGCGACAAACACGCCGTCATCGGGCTCTCGGGCGGCGTCGACTCCTCGACCGCTGCCGCACTGGCCTACGAGGCCATCGGCGACCAGCTCACCGCCGTCTACGTCGACACCGGGCTGATGCGGAAGGGCGAGACCGACGAGATCCGCGAGACCTTCGACTACATGGACTCGCTGCGTATCGTCGAGGCGCAGGACCGTTTCCTCGACGAACTCGAAGGCGAGACCGACCCCGAGGAGAAGCGCCATATCATCGGCGAGCAGTTCATCCGGGAGTTCGAGACGGTCGCCCGCGAGGTCGACGCCGACTACCTCGTTCAGGGGACCATCTACCCCGACCGCATCGAGAGCGAGGGGACCATCAAGTCCCACCACAACGTCGGCGGCCTGCCCGAGCGCATCGACTTCGACGGCATCGTCGAGCCGATGCGGGACCTCTACAAGGACGAGGTGCGGGAAGTGGCCCGCGCGCTCGACCTCGAAGAGATAATCTCCGAGCGGATGCCGTTCCCCGGTCCCGGACTCGCCGTCCGCATCATCGGCGAGGTCACCGAGGAGAAACTGGCGGTGGCTCGCGAGGCCAACCACGTCGTTGAGGAGGAACTGGAGGAGTACGAGCCCTGGCAGGCGCTGGCCGCCGTCATCGGCAAGGCCACGGGGGTCAAGGGCGACAACCGCGTCCACGGTTGGGTCGTCGCCGTCCGCTCCGTGGAGAGCCGCGACGGGATGACCGCCCGGGCGCAGGAACTCGACTGGGACACGCTCCAGCGCATCCAGTCGCGCATCACCGGGGCCCACGAGAACGTCGCCCGCGTCGTCTACGACGTGACCCACAAACCGCCGGCGACCATCGAGTACGAATGA
- a CDS encoding DUF7126 family protein: MKVVLVGTDPNGLTDALDAEGHAITVADVGNRPGLEEAGVHEADVYLLTEMSQATSIAVAKDLNPDLRVVVYAEGSLPDFASRQADLVVDPALLGPEAVAEELD, translated from the coding sequence ATGAAGGTCGTCCTCGTCGGGACGGACCCCAACGGGCTGACCGACGCGCTCGATGCCGAGGGACACGCCATCACGGTCGCCGACGTCGGCAACCGGCCGGGCCTGGAGGAGGCCGGCGTCCACGAGGCTGACGTGTACCTGCTGACGGAGATGTCCCAGGCCACCTCCATCGCCGTCGCCAAGGACCTCAACCCCGACCTGCGGGTCGTCGTCTACGCCGAGGGGTCGCTGCCGGACTTCGCCAGCCGGCAGGCCGACCTCGTCGTCGACCCGGCCCTGCTCGGCCCCGAAGCCGTCGCCGAGGAACTGGACTGA
- a CDS encoding MBL fold metallo-hydrolase produces MVTALADDSWWYDLTGVNATLVDDGGALTLVDTGLPWHGNELVAGLRDAGYELRDLDRILLTHFDFDHVGGLPAFDGVDVTVYVGARDAPLVTGERAPPLGNHKGAFQRLLSPFLDAPANDVVTLADGDTVGSFTVYETPGHTPGHVCYVSESLSLGLLGDLVREDGGRFEPSPRLMSYDIDAVARSISDFADRSPAFEVAVPGHGVPFEENGSERLDRLAGTL; encoded by the coding sequence ATGGTAACGGCGCTCGCCGACGACAGCTGGTGGTACGACCTCACGGGCGTCAACGCGACACTCGTCGACGACGGCGGGGCGCTGACGCTCGTGGACACTGGCCTGCCCTGGCACGGGAACGAACTCGTCGCCGGTCTGCGCGACGCCGGCTACGAGCTCCGGGACCTCGACAGAATCCTGCTGACGCACTTCGACTTCGACCACGTCGGCGGCCTTCCCGCCTTCGACGGCGTCGACGTGACCGTCTACGTCGGGGCGCGGGACGCGCCGCTGGTCACCGGCGAGCGGGCCCCGCCGCTTGGCAACCACAAGGGCGCGTTCCAGCGCCTGCTCTCGCCGTTCCTCGACGCGCCGGCCAACGACGTGGTCACGCTCGCCGACGGCGACACCGTCGGCAGTTTCACCGTCTACGAGACGCCCGGCCACACGCCGGGCCACGTCTGCTACGTCAGCGAGTCGCTGTCGCTTGGCCTGCTGGGCGACCTCGTCCGGGAGGACGGCGGCCGCTTCGAGCCCTCACCGCGGCTGATGAGCTACGACATCGACGCCGTCGCCCGGAGTATCAGTGACTTCGCGGACCGGTCGCCCGCGTTCGAGGTCGCGGTCCCGGGCCACGGCGTCCCCTTCGAAGAAAACGGCTCGGAGCGGCTCGACCGCCTGGCCGGGACGCTGTAG